A genomic segment from [Flavobacterium] thermophilum encodes:
- the ftsH_1 gene encoding ATP-dependent zinc metalloprotease FtsH has product MKALEFIESYEEPAIFVLQDFHIYFGDQGRLPDFQIIRKLRDMTISIKQSAYPKNVIFVSPILLLPTDLQKDITIIDFELPTFEEIMHILEEMIDVNKQSGRITIDLKENEKEKLAKAALGLTLSEAENAFARAMVEDGRLDINDVEVILEEKEQIIKKTGILEFVHSHLNMDDVGGLENLKRWLKKRNKSWLESAQKYGLPSPKGVLITGVPGCGKSLISKAISAMWQLPLLRLDIGKIFSGIVGSSEENMRKAIKTAEAIAPSILWIDEIEKGFSGLHSNGDSGTASRIFGHFLTWMQEKTKPVFVIATANNISSLPPEFLRKGRFDEVFFVDLPTHRERVEIFRVHLNKRLKDPGVIGSFTVSEENLNRLADLTEGFIGAEIEQVVVDGLFEAFSEDRSVTFEDFEKACKQMVPLSVTQAEQIQQIRQWANVRAVTATPREDLQEYVASDQNSHHEDVRRSRGGRTIDF; this is encoded by the coding sequence ATGAAGGCGTTAGAGTTTATAGAGAGCTACGAAGAACCGGCTATTTTTGTCCTTCAAGATTTTCACATTTACTTTGGAGATCAGGGGAGATTACCGGATTTTCAAATAATCAGGAAATTAAGGGATATGACTATAAGCATTAAGCAAAGTGCATATCCAAAAAATGTCATTTTTGTTTCACCGATCCTTCTGCTTCCAACTGATCTTCAAAAGGATATTACCATTATCGATTTTGAGCTCCCTACTTTCGAAGAGATCATGCACATTTTAGAGGAAATGATTGATGTCAATAAGCAAAGCGGACGAATTACCATTGATTTAAAAGAGAACGAAAAAGAAAAATTAGCGAAAGCAGCGTTAGGCTTGACCCTTTCGGAAGCAGAAAATGCTTTTGCTCGGGCGATGGTAGAGGACGGCAGGCTTGATATCAATGATGTGGAAGTGATTTTAGAAGAAAAAGAGCAAATTATTAAAAAAACAGGAATTTTAGAGTTTGTACATAGCCATTTAAATATGGATGACGTGGGCGGATTAGAGAATTTAAAAAGATGGCTTAAGAAACGGAACAAATCGTGGCTGGAATCTGCCCAAAAATATGGACTTCCTTCTCCAAAAGGAGTATTGATTACAGGAGTTCCTGGGTGTGGAAAAAGTTTAATTAGTAAAGCGATTAGTGCAATGTGGCAGCTTCCATTATTACGGTTGGATATTGGGAAAATTTTCAGCGGAATCGTCGGTAGTAGTGAAGAAAACATGCGAAAAGCCATCAAAACGGCTGAAGCAATTGCCCCTTCCATTCTTTGGATTGATGAAATTGAAAAAGGTTTTAGCGGGTTACATTCTAATGGCGACAGCGGTACGGCATCACGAATTTTTGGACACTTTTTAACGTGGATGCAGGAAAAAACGAAGCCTGTGTTTGTCATTGCTACGGCTAATAATATTTCCAGTTTGCCGCCAGAGTTTTTGCGAAAGGGGCGTTTCGATGAAGTGTTTTTCGTTGACCTTCCAACCCATCGCGAACGGGTTGAAATTTTTCGGGTTCATTTAAATAAACGATTGAAAGATCCGGGTGTAATAGGTTCTTTTACTGTATCAGAAGAAAATTTAAACAGACTAGCTGATTTAACGGAAGGATTTATCGGAGCAGAAATTGAACAGGTCGTTGTTGATGGCTTGTTTGAAGCTTTTTCCGAAGATCGAAGTGTCACGTTCGAGGATTTTGAAAAAGCGTGTAAACAAATGGTTCCTCTATCTGTTACACAGGCTGAGCAAATTCAACAGATTCGCCAATGGGCCAATGTCCGGGCTGTAACGGCTACCCCTCGAGAAGATTTGCAGGAATATGTGGCCAGTGATCAGAACAGTCATCATGAAGATGTACGCCGATCACGCGGAGGAAGAACGATAGATTTCTAA
- the ybbD_1 gene encoding beta-hexosaminidase, producing the protein MGRFDRRRKRTISLASILFILMLSLVICLSAYAVVIHQQTNSKAADRSASQPEKQNAANRPQLQADDSRIVKQPSVTFFEPSSNIDEKLDRLIETMSLREKIGQLVIVGFPSTQPDEHIERMIRDYHAGGVILYDRNMETPEQVANLTSRLQRLAMENRFQIPLVFSIDQEGGKIVRMRQYVSPIPSQQILGKSGDGAKVYQTARRTGAELAAMGIQINFAPVLDLSAIDSRSFGTDPVVAGRLGEKVVTGLADAGVTPVLKHFPGNGRSQTDPHHDTSSVQASEQDLENKDIFPFKRIITNIDHHRFFVMVTHIKYPTYDKENPASLSPAIIQGLLRGKLGYEGIVVTDDLEMGAVSKYFTYEELGYRAIASGADLLLVCHTFDNQRKVMDGIWNAVQTGKLSEERINESVRRVLKYKLTQFPSMQSIYANPATAKRVVGKQG; encoded by the coding sequence ATGGGGCGTTTTGACAGACGGAGGAAACGAACGATTTCATTGGCATCTATTTTGTTCATTCTAATGCTTTCACTAGTCATCTGTCTATCGGCCTATGCCGTGGTGATTCATCAACAAACAAATTCAAAAGCGGCCGACCGTTCTGCGAGTCAGCCTGAAAAACAAAATGCGGCGAACCGTCCACAATTGCAAGCCGACGACAGTCGTATTGTCAAGCAGCCATCGGTCACCTTTTTTGAACCGTCGTCCAACATAGACGAAAAACTTGATCGGCTGATCGAAACGATGAGCCTTCGTGAAAAAATCGGGCAGTTGGTCATTGTCGGATTTCCATCCACCCAACCGGATGAACACATAGAGCGAATGATTCGGGACTATCATGCGGGCGGGGTGATCTTATATGACCGCAACATGGAAACACCCGAACAAGTCGCCAATTTAACTAGCCGGTTGCAACGGTTGGCGATGGAAAACCGCTTCCAAATCCCGCTCGTCTTTAGCATCGACCAAGAAGGGGGAAAAATTGTCCGAATGCGGCAATACGTTTCCCCCATCCCTTCTCAACAAATATTAGGCAAAAGCGGAGACGGCGCAAAAGTGTACCAAACCGCTCGGCGGACAGGGGCAGAACTCGCCGCGATGGGCATTCAAATCAATTTTGCCCCGGTGCTGGACTTATCTGCCATAGACAGCCGGTCATTTGGAACCGATCCGGTTGTAGCGGGAAGGTTAGGGGAAAAGGTCGTCACGGGGCTGGCCGATGCGGGGGTGACGCCGGTGCTCAAGCACTTTCCGGGAAACGGGCGCAGCCAGACAGACCCGCACCATGACACGTCTTCTGTTCAAGCATCCGAGCAGGATCTTGAAAACAAGGACATTTTTCCTTTTAAGCGCATTATCACAAATATAGACCATCATCGTTTTTTCGTTATGGTCACCCATATTAAATATCCGACATATGACAAAGAAAATCCAGCCAGCCTGTCTCCGGCTATTATTCAGGGATTGCTGCGGGGAAAATTGGGCTATGAAGGCATAGTGGTGACCGATGACTTGGAGATGGGGGCGGTGAGCAAGTATTTCACCTACGAGGAACTCGGATACCGGGCGATCGCCTCTGGCGCCGATTTGTTGCTTGTCTGTCATACTTTTGACAATCAAAGAAAAGTGATGGACGGAATCTGGAATGCCGTGCAAACCGGAAAGCTGTCCGAGGAGCGAATCAACGAATCGGTAAGGCGGGTGTTAAAATATAAATTAACCCAATTTCCTTCCATGCAAAGCATTTACGCAAATCCTGCCACAGCGAAGCGGGTGGTGGGAAAACAAGGGTAA
- the pkn1_1 gene encoding Serine/threonine-protein kinase Pkn1, whose translation MQENATVQTLMTKETLTVVKKLGEGGQGAVYLVEGQKLGRKALKWYNHEQATEEQMKIILDLVQQGPPSGAAGKRFVWPIDLVCSPHSSQFGYLMDLIDTQRFAELGEVWAKRKPAPTMRALCRISYAAADSYRALHLRGLCYRDISAGNIMFDPVQGDVLICDNDNIGVNNQSDAQVWGTMEYMAPEVVRKEAKPSTDTDLHSLAVLLFQLWIWHHPLHGKMEYEVRSWDLIAKQKIYGQNPVFIFDPVNPENRLPDDPDYETAKRRWEVCPQPLKEKFIQAFTIGLHDPKRRVTEGEWRKLFLELEDCITQCPHDSAENFWSEKQPNVRCWYCQQPVPVPPKLLVKSAAGKQYIVLNKGTSIKRRHIDPSSKEEQWAELVGEVVQNPANPSVWGIRNHTNVPWKATTLAGAVREIPPQKSVPLQAGVRIQFTASTEGTILG comes from the coding sequence TTGCAGGAAAACGCAACCGTTCAAACTTTGATGACGAAGGAAACATTAACGGTAGTGAAAAAGCTGGGGGAAGGGGGGCAAGGGGCCGTTTACCTTGTCGAAGGGCAAAAGTTGGGAAGAAAGGCATTGAAGTGGTATAACCATGAGCAGGCGACGGAAGAACAAATGAAAATCATTCTGGATCTCGTCCAACAGGGCCCCCCGAGCGGAGCGGCTGGAAAACGATTTGTATGGCCCATAGACCTTGTATGCTCTCCTCATTCTTCTCAGTTCGGTTACTTGATGGACTTGATTGATACCCAGCGATTTGCGGAGTTGGGCGAAGTCTGGGCGAAACGGAAACCAGCGCCAACGATGAGAGCGTTGTGCAGGATCTCCTATGCGGCCGCCGATTCATATAGGGCATTGCATTTGCGAGGGTTATGCTACCGGGATATTTCCGCCGGCAACATTATGTTCGATCCTGTGCAGGGGGATGTGTTGATTTGTGATAACGACAACATTGGGGTAAACAATCAGTCCGACGCTCAAGTGTGGGGGACGATGGAGTATATGGCCCCCGAAGTGGTTCGGAAAGAAGCGAAACCGTCAACAGATACGGATCTTCATTCGTTGGCTGTCTTATTGTTTCAACTTTGGATTTGGCATCACCCGCTTCACGGGAAGATGGAATATGAAGTCCGCTCATGGGATTTGATCGCCAAACAAAAAATTTATGGCCAAAACCCAGTGTTTATTTTCGATCCTGTCAACCCGGAAAATCGTTTGCCTGATGATCCTGATTATGAAACGGCTAAACGTCGGTGGGAGGTATGCCCGCAACCGTTGAAAGAGAAATTTATCCAGGCTTTCACCATCGGGCTGCATGATCCTAAGCGCCGCGTCACAGAAGGAGAGTGGAGAAAATTATTTTTAGAGCTGGAAGACTGCATTACGCAGTGCCCGCACGATTCGGCGGAGAACTTCTGGAGCGAAAAACAGCCTAATGTGCGTTGTTGGTATTGCCAGCAGCCTGTCCCTGTTCCGCCCAAACTTTTAGTAAAATCAGCGGCTGGGAAACAGTATATCGTATTAAACAAAGGAACGAGCATTAAAAGACGGCATATCGATCCATCCTCAAAGGAGGAGCAATGGGCCGAACTTGTCGGGGAGGTCGTGCAAAATCCGGCGAACCCGTCAGTTTGGGGAATACGCAATCACACCAATGTTCCTTGGAAAGCGACAACCCTCGCTGGGGCTGTTCGGGAGATTCCTCCCCAAAAATCGGTCCCTTTGCAGGCAGGGGTAAGAATACAGTTTACCGCGTCCACGGAAGGAACCATTCTTGGTTAG